Within the Clostridium scatologenes genome, the region TTTATTACTGTATTGAAAAAAAAGTGATTAGCAAAATATATTGAAACAAGTAGATATATCAGTGTAATTGAAGCTATTACAATAATGATATTTGATATTTTTTTACTTTTAAAAAACTTTTTCACATTAATATTTCTCATATAAATTTATACCTTTCATCAAAAATATAAGCATATTTTAAATATAATAACTAATTTAAAATATGCTTATATTTTTGATTTTAAAACTAATGCACAGATGTTAATCTTAAGTACATATAAAAAATTATATCTTAATCCTTATTATCCTCTACCAAAGAAATATATTCCTCATATCCTTCTTCTTTCATTTTATCAAGTGGAATAAACTTTAAAGCAGCAGAATTGATACAATATCTTAACCCACCTTCTTCTGTAGGACCATCATTAAAAACATGACCAAGATGAGAATCAGCATTCTTGCTTCTAACTTCAATTCTATGCATATTATGACTAAAATCAGACTTTTCTTTTATAAACTCTCTACTTATAGGCTTTGAAAATGCAGGCCAGCCGCAGCCAGAATTAAATTTATGAGTAGATGCAAATAATGGTTCACCAGAAACAATATCAACATATATACCTTT harbors:
- the msrB gene encoding peptide-methionine (R)-S-oxide reductase MsrB, translated to MSQSYKKPSKDELKEKLDELQYKVTQENATERPFNNTYDNHFEKGIYVDIVSGEPLFASTHKFNSGCGWPAFSKPISREFIKEKSDFSHNMHRIEVRSKNADSHLGHVFNDGPTEEGGLRYCINSAALKFIPLDKMKEEGYEEYISLVEDNKD